One window of Chryseobacterium indologenes genomic DNA carries:
- a CDS encoding IMPACT family protein, which produces MTFEYKTIEKPIENTLLKEKGSKFIGFAFPVTNERELKSALEKIREEHPKATHHCYAFRMGLHGENYRANDDGEPSGSAGLPIYNQLLANEVTNILVIVVRYYGGTKLGVSGLVKTYKESAKITLEEAQIITRELETEIEIQFNFSQQNTIFTLLSKFDAKVLNFDANENCILTASLKLAQKENISEKLSEMQYVSFEFND; this is translated from the coding sequence ATGACGTTTGAATACAAAACCATAGAAAAACCCATAGAAAATACTCTTTTAAAGGAAAAAGGAAGCAAGTTTATCGGATTTGCTTTCCCGGTAACCAATGAAAGAGAACTAAAGAGCGCACTGGAAAAAATAAGGGAAGAACATCCGAAAGCTACCCACCACTGTTATGCCTTCAGAATGGGATTACATGGTGAAAACTATCGCGCCAATGATGATGGCGAACCTTCCGGAAGTGCGGGATTACCTATTTACAATCAGTTGTTGGCTAACGAGGTTACCAATATTCTTGTGATTGTAGTCCGTTATTATGGAGGAACCAAACTAGGAGTTTCAGGATTGGTAAAGACTTACAAGGAATCTGCAAAGATCACATTGGAAGAAGCACAGATTATTACCCGTGAGCTGGAAACAGAGATAGAGATTCAGTTCAATTTTAGTCAGCAGAATACAATATTTACCCTGCTTTCAAAATTTGATGCCAAGGTTTTGAATTTTGATGCTAATGAAAACTGCATCCTTACAGCCTCGCTGAAGCTTGCACAAAAAGAAAACATCTCGGAAAAACTCTCCGAGATGCAATATGTTTCATTTGAATTTAATGATTAA
- a CDS encoding bacteriocin-like protein, whose amino-acid sequence MKNLKKVSRQSLKKVNGGNAPECCSFYPPSLQHCCATPSSMSCPPPWADGTFPC is encoded by the coding sequence ATGAAAAATTTAAAGAAAGTTTCAAGACAGAGTTTAAAAAAAGTAAACGGAGGAAACGCTCCTGAATGCTGCTCATTTTATCCCCCTTCATTACAGCACTGCTGCGCAACGCCTTCAAGTATGAGCTGTCCGCCACCATGGGCAGATGGAACATTCCCATGTTAA
- the ribD gene encoding bifunctional diaminohydroxyphosphoribosylaminopyrimidine deaminase/5-amino-6-(5-phosphoribosylamino)uracil reductase RibD has product MNNNELYIKRCIELAQKALGKTYPNPLVGSVIVHNGEIIGEGYHHKAGENHAEINAINSVKNKDLIPESTIYVSLEPCAHFGKTPPCALKIKELGFKKVVIGAMDSHDKVNGKGKKIIQDAGIEAVSGILEQECIELNKRFFTYHEKKRPYIILKWAESGDGFLDKDFKPTAVSNTLVNQFVHQLRADEHAILVGTQTALNDNPSLTVRNAEGTNPVRILIDFDLKVPSGYNIYNDEAKTLVLNSVKEGTEGSIQFIKINKENFLPELMEALYKEQIQSVIIEGGRFTLQQFINANLWDEAIVIKNENLKLEKGTKAPEFNHTATKIENFRDNTVSFFRLK; this is encoded by the coding sequence ATGAACAACAACGAACTGTATATCAAAAGATGTATTGAGCTGGCTCAGAAAGCTCTTGGCAAAACCTACCCCAACCCTCTTGTAGGAAGCGTAATTGTACACAACGGGGAGATCATTGGTGAAGGCTATCATCATAAAGCCGGAGAAAACCATGCTGAGATCAATGCCATCAATTCCGTTAAAAACAAAGATCTTATTCCGGAATCCACGATCTATGTTTCGCTGGAGCCCTGTGCACACTTTGGAAAAACACCACCTTGTGCTTTAAAGATTAAAGAATTAGGATTTAAAAAAGTAGTTATTGGCGCTATGGATTCACATGATAAAGTAAATGGCAAAGGAAAGAAAATCATCCAGGATGCAGGAATTGAGGCCGTTTCAGGAATTCTTGAACAAGAATGTATTGAGCTTAATAAAAGGTTTTTCACTTACCATGAAAAGAAAAGACCTTACATTATCTTAAAATGGGCAGAGTCCGGTGATGGCTTTTTGGATAAAGATTTTAAACCAACAGCTGTTTCTAACACTCTCGTGAATCAGTTTGTTCACCAGTTAAGAGCTGACGAACATGCTATTTTAGTAGGAACCCAAACTGCCTTAAATGATAACCCGAGTCTTACCGTAAGAAATGCAGAAGGAACAAACCCTGTAAGAATTCTCATTGATTTTGATTTAAAAGTTCCTTCCGGTTACAACATTTACAATGATGAAGCAAAAACATTGGTTTTAAATAGTGTAAAAGAAGGTACCGAAGGATCTATCCAATTCATTAAAATCAATAAGGAAAATTTCCTGCCTGAGCTTATGGAAGCATTGTATAAGGAACAAATACAGTCTGTGATTATTGAAGGCGGCCGTTTTACACTGCAGCAGTTTATCAATGCTAACCTCTGGGACGAAGCTATAGTCATCAAAAATGAAAATCTGAAACTGGAAAAAGGAACAAAAGCACCTGAATTCAACCATACAGCAACTAAAATTGAAAATTTCAGAGACAATACGGTTTCTTTCTTCAGACTAAAATAA